From the Sebastes umbrosus isolate fSebUmb1 chromosome 2, fSebUmb1.pri, whole genome shotgun sequence genome, one window contains:
- the LOC119478989 gene encoding cleavage and polyadenylation specificity factor subunit 6-like yields the protein MSQQSASSKLASAPDLFLGTRLALGGPLSFQSNPRHASIQDTSFKPDAMLGVGSPRRKRGSQRRRPPKFLSVQPEFKPTPVSAPPVGGLADLRSTPPVGGLDDLRSTFPVRGQADLRFTSPVGSLVDLRFTSPVGGLADLRSTSPVGGLVDLRSTSPVGGLAEPRSTSPIGGLADLRFGVPVTAGPQFQAPGFSGSVSALPPGRPPEFPGSNFALAPGCPPQFPDSVPVLSPGHLPEFLGSDSVLPPARPPEFPDSVPVLPPGHPPEFPGTVSAMPPGRPPEFPGSDSALPPGCPPEFPDSVPVLLPGHPPEFPGSVSALPSGRPPEFPDSVPVLPSGRPPEIIGAQCSWSPSSGPPSAHPVLFVERLGSVP from the exons ATGTCCCAGCAGTCAGCTAGCTCTAAGCTAGCATCAGCCCCAGATCTGTTCTTAGGAACCCGCCTTGCCCTGGGAGGCCCACTAAGTTTCCAGTCTAATCCTCGCCATGCTAGCATCCAGGACACTAGCTTCAAGCCGGATGCCATGCTAGGGGTTGGATCTCCCAGAAGGAAGCGTGGGTCTCAGAGGCGGCGTCCTCCTAAGTTTCTCAGTGTTCAACCCGAATTCAAGCCTACTCCtgtgtcggcg cctcctgtcgggggtctggCCGACCTCCGTTCCACGCctcctgtcgggggtctggACGACCTCCGTTCCACGTTTCCTGTCAGGGGTCAGGCCGACCTCCGCTTCACGTCTCCTGTCGGAAGTCTGGTCGACCTCCGCTTCAcgtctcctgtcgggggtctg GCCGACCTCCGTtccacgtctcctgtcgggggtctggTCGACCTCCGTTCCACATCTCCTGTCGGGGGCCTGGCCGAACCCCGTTCCACGTCTCCTATCGGGGGCCTGGCCGACCTCCGTTTCGGTGTTCCTGTGACTGCTGGGCCACAGTTCCAAGCCCCCGGGTTTTCTGgctctgtctctgctctgcCCCCGGGCCGTCCGCCCGAGTTCCCCGGCTCGAACTTTGCCCTGGCCCCGGGCTGCCCGCCCCAGTTCCCAGACTCTGTCCCGGTTCTGTCCCCGGGTCATCTGCCGGAGTTTCTCGGTTCGGACTCTGTCCTGCCTCCGGCCCGTCCACCTGAGTTCCCAGACTCTGTTCCGGTTCTGCCCCCGGGTCATCCACCGGAGTTTCCCGGCACTGTCTCTGCCATGCCCCCGGGCCGTCCGCCTGAGTTTCCCGGATCTGACTCTGCCCTGCCCCCGGGTTGTCCGCCCGAGTTCCCAGACTCTGTCCCGGTTCTGCTCCCGGGTCATCCACCGGAGTTTCCCGGCTCTGTCTCTGCCCTGCCCTCAGGCCGTCCGCCCGAGTTCCCTGACTCTGTCCCGGTTTTGCCCTCGGGCCGTCCGCCTGAGATAATCGGTGCCCAATGTTCCTGGAGTCCCTCCTCCGGACCCCCCTCCGCCCACCCGGTTCTGTTTGTGGAACGTCTGGGATCCGTCCCTTGA